The following coding sequences are from one Pocillopora verrucosa isolate sample1 chromosome 5, ASM3666991v2, whole genome shotgun sequence window:
- the LOC136281068 gene encoding allatostatin-A receptor-like yields the protein MADNSNSTVEPRFCFLGNDKEVEVALAVFYSVIAILGITGNALVINVVRQNRHMRTTTNIMLVNIAVSDILSLIWSLPKRYFDIVDAHPSEEMGKWLCKFVTASNMAAITLAVSVYTLSLLAIERYNSLVKPFQPPWINENNVVYALAATWVAASVAQIPAFIETTFNEVRCSCESPWTSNDTARSMRDAVVVIITVNIFFPIIIISFCYALVINALHFNNANSARTFDPRDLQSKRKIVKLLMIVTVVFYACFLPFGLYMMILASNYADKLSDDGKNALSNGFEVVKLLMYLSSSLNPVLYAFQSSNYRNGFKMSLPCLFGLRVRVSAENSRQVGLANIQA from the coding sequence ATGGCTGATAACTCCAACTCCACCGTAGAACCTCGCTTCTGTTTTCTCGGAAATGATAAAGAAGTAGAGGTAGCTTTGGCTGTCTTCTATAGCGTTATAGCAATACTGGGAATCACTGGGAATGCTTTGGTGATCAATGTCGTCCGACAGAACCGTCACATGCGAACCACTACGAACATTATGTTGGTCAATATAGCAGTGTCTGATATTCTCTCGCTAATCTGGTCTCTTCCAAAGCGTTATTTCGATATCGTGGACGCACACCCTTCGGAAGAAATGGGGAAGTGGTTGTGCAAGTTTGTGACGGCTAGCAACATGGCGGCTATTACGTTGGCGGTATCCGTGTATACGTTGAGTTTGTTGGCAATCGAGCGCTATAATTCGCTCGTCAAGCCGTTTCAACCGCCAtggataaatgaaaataacgTGGTCTACGCATTAGCAGCAACATGGGTAGCGGCGAGCGTCGCACAGATCCCAGCGTTCATTGAAACGACGTTTAATGAAGTCAGATGCAGTTGTGAAAGTCCGTGGACGAGCAACGACACGGCCCGTTCCATGCGAGACGCCGTGGTCGTTATTATCACGgtgaacatttttttcccaatcATTATCATCAGTTTTTGCTACGCGTTAGTCATCAACGCACTTCATTTTAACAATGCGAACAGCGCAAGGACCTTTGATCCCAGAGATCTCCAATCGAAGAGGAAGATCGTGAAACTTCTGATGATAGTAACAGTTGTGTTTTATGCATGTTTTCTCCCGTTTGGTTTGTACATGATGATTCTGGCGTCGAATTACGCGGATAAGCTCAGTGATGACGGAAAAAACGCACTTTCAAACGGCTTCGAGGTTGTCAAGCTTCTAATGTACCTGAGCTCTTCCCTAAATCCTGTGTTGTACGCATTTCAAAGTTCTAATTACAGAAACGGCTTTAAAATGTCTCTCCCGTGCTTGTTTGGACTCCGCGTTAGAGTTAGCGCGGAAAACAGCCGGCAAGTCGGCCTTGCAAATATTCAAGCATAA
- the LOC131779398 gene encoding steroid 17-alpha-hydroxylase/17,20 lyase: MELTVSECFTFGNIFLAIVFLLILNQLVELYQFRNMPPGPRLTSLPFVGNLLSFDDGDSLRDATRSLREKYGKLYSMKVGSFKTVVAEDAASVKEVLVKKSADYAGRPPFHSFVMTTLGGKDIAFGNYGPAWKFHRKLFMTAVRKYISDQELVEERISEQAKRLLQYFEDQKEKGFDPSQILMESVANVICRITFGKLFDSSHPDFKELLEINNRAFTDTELNSQVLMLDNFPIAKYLPFKAYETEKKMTDRLFEILRNQLRVQEKAFDPEAEIESLTSSLLKEKLVAENEVGTGEKAAILSDDYIINTMEDMFSAGYETTSTTLRWAIVYLVHNPDCQTEIQNQLDEEVGRDRMPGLDDRPNLPLVQATIMETLRLGNVAETALPHYTLRETTLAGYRVPKDTVVLPNLMAVHMDPSCWEDPTKFNPHRHIDADGQVITNSGNFLPFSAGRRVCAGEALAKVELFFFLSWMLHKFTFLPQENGVLPDLKGVDGFTRFPAPYNIRVEKRQ, encoded by the exons ATGGAGCTCACAGTTTCGGAGTGCTTTACTTTCGGTAATATTTTCTTGGCTATCGTTTTCTTACTAATTTTAAATCAGCTGGTTGAACTATATCAGTTCAGGAACATGCCACCAGGACCTCGTCTGACATCTTTGCCGTTCGTGGGAAATCTGTTGAGCTTTGATGACGGAGATAGCCTTCGCGATGCTACCAGAAG CTTGAGAGAAAAGTATGGTAAATTGTATTCCATGAAGGTGGGGAGTTTTAAAACCGTCGTTGCCGAGGATGCTGCTTCAGTGAAAGAAGTGTTGGTGAAGAAATCGGCTGATTATGCTGGAAGACCTCCATTCCATAGCTTCGTGATGACCACTCTTG GCGGAAAGGATATCGCATTTGGAAATTACGGTCCTGCATGGAAGTTTCATCGCAAACTCTTTATGACGGCGGTGCGGAAGTATATCTCGGATCAAGAGCTGGTTGAAGAAAGAATCTCCGAGCAAGCAAAGAGGCTTCTGCAGTACTTTGAAGACCAGAAGGAAAAAGGCTTTGACCCATCACAGATTTTGATGGAAAGCGTTGCAAACGTCATCTGTCGAATCACGTTTGGAAAGCTCTTTGATTCATCACATCCAGATTTTAAGGAACTCTTGGAGATAAACAACAGAGCTTTTACGGACACTGAATTGAATAGTCAGGTATTAATGTTAGATAACTTCCCCATAGCCAAATACCTCCCATTCAAAGCCTAcgaaacagagaaaaaaatgactgaTCGACTCTTTGAGATTCTGCGAAATCAGCTAAGGGTGCAGGAGAAAGCATTTGATCCCGAAGCGGAGATCGAGAGCCTCACTAGTAGCCTTTTGAAGGAAAAACTTGTCGCCGAAAATGAAGTTGGCACTGGGGAGAAAGCAGCCATCTTGTCCGACGACTACATAATCAACACCATGGAAGACATGTTCAGCGCTGGTTATGAGACCACCAGCACTACTCTTCGTTGGGCCATTGTTTACTTAGTTCACAATCCTGACTGTCAAACAGAGATTCAGAACCAGTTGGATGAGGAAGTAGGGAGGGATCGTATGCCAGGTCTGGATGATCGCCCAAACCTTCCACTGGTTCAGGCCACAATCATGGAAACACTTCGCCTCGGAAATGTCGCTGAAACAGCTCTTCCTCATTACACTCTGAGGGAAACCACACTTGCTGGTTACCGTGTTCCAAAAGATACTGTGGTTTTGCCCAATCTGATGGCCGTTCACATGGATCCAAGCTGCTGGGAAGATCCGACCAAATTCAACCCACACCGCCATATTGATGCTGATGGCCAAGTTATTACCAACTCTGGAAACTTTCTGCCCTTTTCTGCTGGACGCCGCGTTTGTGCTGGCGAGGCACTTGCAAAG GTCGAGTTGTTCTTTTTCCTGTCCTG